A section of the Hevea brasiliensis isolate MT/VB/25A 57/8 chromosome 17, ASM3005281v1, whole genome shotgun sequence genome encodes:
- the LOC110632650 gene encoding cytochrome c oxidase subunit 6b-2 isoform X2, whose product MADEIELKTAPADFRFPTTNQTRHCFTRYIEFHRCLAAKGEESNECERFAKYYRSLCPGEWHNEILQGRQGKQPC is encoded by the exons ATGGCTGACGAG ATTGAGCTGAAAACTGCCCCTGCTGATTTTCGATTTCCTACAACAAATCAAACTCGGCACTGTTTTACCCGGTATATTGAGTTTCACAG GTGCTTGGCGGCAAAGGGTGAAGAATCTAATGAATGTGAGCGATTTGCCAAATACTACCGTTCCCTTTGCCCTGGTGAATGG cacaatgaaattttacaaggaaGACAAGGAAAACAACCTTGTTAG
- the LOC110632650 gene encoding cytochrome c oxidase subunit 6b-2 isoform X1, which produces MADEIELKTAPADFRFPTTNQTRHCFTRYIEFHRCLAAKGEESNECERFAKYYRSLCPGEWIERWNEQRENGTFPGPL; this is translated from the exons ATGGCTGACGAG ATTGAGCTGAAAACTGCCCCTGCTGATTTTCGATTTCCTACAACAAATCAAACTCGGCACTGTTTTACCCGGTATATTGAGTTTCACAG GTGCTTGGCGGCAAAGGGTGAAGAATCTAATGAATGTGAGCGATTTGCCAAATACTACCGTTCCCTTTGCCCTGGTGAATGG ATTGAGAGGTGGAATGAACAGAGGGAGAATGGGACGTTTCCTGGTCCTCTTTGA